The proteins below come from a single Mya arenaria isolate MELC-2E11 chromosome 8, ASM2691426v1 genomic window:
- the LOC128243476 gene encoding complement C1q tumor necrosis factor-related protein 3-like produces MKTKPPSAIKLMKDWTLSGEKKAQLRELISEMSTNHTVYERQHSSKVEEFLSSARASLDEAIQLTKGKETPFVLFHASNPKDISPATGDTIVFLDIQTNEGLGYDDVTGKFTAPVSGLYMFFMQVCVYDKVYVNLQLVKEANVLIGSTYYHTQGGPCSSAQVVTRLVESESVWVYCPIGRDSDQLFQNQFRWTSFGGALVHK; encoded by the exons ATGAAAACAAAGCCGCCGTCAGCGATCAAATTAATGAAGGATTGGACATTGTCAGGAGAAAAAAAAGCTCAACTGAGGGAGTTGATCAGCGAGATGTCAACCAATCATACCGTTTATGAAAGGCAACACTCTAGCAAGGTCGAGGAGTTTCTCAGCAGCGCTCGTGCGTCCCTGGATGAAGCGATCCAACTGACCAAAG gCAAGGAAACACCGTTTGTGCTTTTCCATGCTAGTAATCCGAAAGACATAAGTCCCGCCACAGGAGACACAATCGTGTTCTTGGACATTCAAACGAACGAAGGATTGGGGTACGATGACGTCACCGGGAAGTTTACCGCCCCTGTGTCTGGTCTCTACATGTTCTTCATGCAAGTCTGCGTTTATGACAAAGTCTATGTTAACTTACAACTAGTGAAGGAAGCTAACGTGCTGATTGGTAGTACTTACTATCATACTCAAGGGGGTCCGTGTTCTAGTGCCCAGGTGGTCACGCGGCTTGTGGAGAGTGAGAGCGTCTGGGTGTATTGTCCAATTGGACGGGACTCAGACCAGctgtttcaaaatcaatttcGCTGGACTAGTTTCGGAGGAGCTCTggttcataaataa